A window of Magnolia sinica isolate HGM2019 chromosome 13, MsV1, whole genome shotgun sequence genomic DNA:
TCCAAGCATGAttcttcaaatatttaaaaaacatGTGACTTTGAGGAAGAAGTCCAGCTACCTACCCAAGACTTTCTTGTGTGGAATAAGTGATTCACTTGCCTACAAAAGGTTATTCACCAATTTCCTTCTCATCCAATTGCTTCTCTGCAACCTCCAGCATTGAACTAGAGTCTCCAGCAGTTCTAGAGGTGCTTGAACTTGAAGATGATGTTTCCAAACATTCCCCAAATTGTCCTAACCTTCCTTCCTATTCCAcaatgtaaaatttctcaaagaatataattagaatttaaaatttcaaacatGCATCCAACATCTCCCGGAAAAGCTCCATAGCATCACCATACCGGCCTGCTTGAGCAAAACCTGCAATCATAGATACATTGTTTAGATCTTCCGGATTAAATCAGGCAATCCTACACCTCAGGTTGGCCACGAcatatcaaaataaatgaatggctagaGGAAAAACAAGttcaatcatcaatttacttTGTATGTTGTGACTCGCCTGAAGAGTAACATTTTCTGATTTTTTAGTCAGAAGGTATAAGCATTATTTCCAATCTTATGGAAAGCTATCTCGCACCTGTGTTTCATATTTCCATATGTGCCCTTGTGTAGAATTAGCAAACCTTCATATTATATATTGTGAGTATTAATGTTCTTTGTTTGATTTCAGGAATGCCCAACATGCCTTTCTTCTATGCTAGCTACAAGGAGATGGTGAGCATgcttctttccttagtagttgtttctTGGGATGGGTTTATCGTAGCTACATGAAAATGCAATAGTAACATGTTCCCATAGGCAACACACAACATCTTATTGAAGTAAAAAAATCAGTAGGCAACTAAAGATTTCAAGATATATTAACATTACAGCAAATTGCCTTTTGGATCCTGCCTTAAAAGAGACAAAAGGGCTTTTTGCACTGCATCACGCTCCACATTTTCCTCTGACAGCATGAAGAAAACAGAACTGATGTGGTAATAAATAAGGGCAGGAAAAAGAAGTTTCAGAAGAAAAATTGAATAATTAGATTACCAGCTATGAGGAGTTGTCCAAGAACATCCACAATTTTAGAAACATACTCTAGTGAGTCCTTGCAAAGAAGAGGAAGTCCTCAAATTGCTTGAACTCTAATCATCACCAAAAAGTTCAGACTCAATGTCTTGTTTGATTTTCAAGATATCTTCAGGAACATCTACAACCTATAGAGACAATATTGGAGGAAAAGAAAGCTATAAATGAGTATTTGGGGAAAAGTTATGGAGATTCTGAGCAAATATCCCAAATTAGCATATAAGATGAACCTCAAATGAGTATGCTAACTTAAAATAAATAACAATAGCAgtataaatagaaaataaagaacAAAGGGAAAAACTCATGAGTTGTCCATAAAtgcaaacaaaataaaataaaaacatgtgaTTTCTTATGTTTGAGTAAAAAATAGAAGCTTTCAAACATTTCCACTAAAAAAATTATCATGGATTTTACAAACCAATTTAGCGCTCACAGCCTCACACAGATTTCGAATGAATGGTAAATGAATTTATATCAATTCCTGAACATGTGATTGTGAGAGAAATTCAAAGGTAGAGAAAGCAAACACAGGAAACACATTTCCCTCTAATATGAACCGGAAACAAGTTCCTTCATTTCCACGCAATTTTCCATGAGGTTCTCCCATGTCTTATTGTTTCTCCTCCCACCAAACCAGATGTCTCAGTTTTTACTTCACACATTCGTCTCTCACCACAATAAACAACACTAGTGAATCGTATCTTAGCAAAGCCTCATAACAAATACAATCTCAGAAGGATGCAAGCAAAGAAATCATTTTTTGCAACAAACAAAAACATAACTCAGAAGCATACAAGCCTCATTAAAAAAACTCAATGTCAGAAGCATGCAAGCAAAGAAATCGTTTTTGCAACAAACAACAACATACCTCCTTAAGTTGTAAGAGCCAGTCTCGTGTGTGACGAATGCGCTCACGACCATCAAACCACAAATCTCCAGTCTATTAAAATCAGAACAATTAAAATTAGAGTCAAACACATCCAACGTTTGTGTACTCAGCCATAATTTAACTATAAAAACATGGCTCAGTCAAGATCCATCTAAAGAGATCTTCTCACATGTTAACTGCTCATCACAGCACAAATATCAGCCATAGATGCCCATGTGAGggggaatttaaaaataaataaaaatagaacaaGGTTTTCTAGAATCCTTTACCCAGTTAACAACTGCCTTTGCCATTTGTCGGAATTCCTTCTTCATGACTGACCTATGGTACATATTTGCAGGATGGTTTTGGTTCTTTGTCTTCGTCGTTGCAAGCACAATAGAAAGATCTTTCCCTGCTGGCTGAATCAGTACAGTCTTCTTGTTTGCCAGACCTGCAATACCACAAAGACAAACAATGCTGGCAATGTTGATGTTCTGCAAATAACACAATCCCTTTGTTACCATCATCAAGAAGTAGCAACGCTGAACACCTAAACTAATTTATTGAATTGAAACAGAACAATTTTTTTTGGGACCTGTTGGTATTAAAGAAATATATAGGCCAAAACAAGAGAAGCAAATGAGATACTCGTTACCATACCTTGGAACTTTCTTTCGTAGTACCATTAGTCCCCTTCAATTTTGCATTCTAAACATTCAATAAATGCTCAGTCAGACATAGTGGATAATAAATATAGAATGCACACAAAAACCCACCCACGTATACAATTAGACATGTGCGTGTGCGCACGCACAAAGAACACAGAGAAAAGAACGAACAGTCTTGATGCCATGAGCAAATACCAGGGAAAACATTAGCAAAACCATCGGCCTTCTCTATCAGCTCATCGATTGGCAAAGCAGCAATTGACTCGTCCTTGTTCTGTCCTAACAAAGCTGATGACGGGTACATGTTGGTGCCCATTCCCAGACAGCAATCGGTTTCCTTTCCTATAGCTAGTTGATCACCTGATAGAAATCCACAAAAGAAAAATCTTTACATTTTCAACCAGTTGTATGCTACAACCCATTTTTTCATGCCTCATGAATTTTGTTTCCAATTAGACCTTGGCAGAAAATGCTTGTAAAAGTAGATTATATGTTAGGTAAACTACAACCAGTTATAGGTCATTAGTTCCCTTTTCAACGTCCAGCCAaataaaagcaatcaatcattgtgaaatttttttaaaaaaaattaaaaaattaaaaaaaacataaatggaATGATTGCATTGGATTATGCAATTGGACTTAGAAactcaaaaatccaaaacaaaaccAAATCAATTCCCTAGTAATTTTGGAGATTCTGCTTGGATAAAGTTTTAGTAGTGGTGATAATCCATTtgcaacctaaaaatcaaaagatgagTATGGACTCAAATTTACAGTATGAATCGATTCATTCTACAATGAATATCATCATACAGAAAAGTTATGCCCCAAACACTTTCTTAGTTAAATGGGGACTGTTATTTTATTTACCCTCTAGTCGGCGCATATGGCCACAAATGGAAGGTTATACTAGTCTTATCAAGAAGATTTTTGTGTTTCAATCCAACCATGTTGAGATGAAACACAAATCAAAGGTTTGCCAaaccatgggccacacttgtatacAGGTGTTTCCAATTGTGACAAGTGGGACCACTGGTTTGGTAATATAGACCATTGATTTTTTACATCCTAGAGTCAAAATTATCTTGGGGTCGTCTCCATCTATAATGGGGTGCAACAGATTAATGGCCTAGATTATGGACTAACTATCCCACTTACTAGAACTAAAAACCCAAGTATACTCAGTTACCACTAGCATTCCTATGGTAATTATGCAGAGTTTAAAAAGTAACTCATACTCCTCATTTGTGGCACTGATGCACGGGTTTCTGCATCAAATGGTGAATCCATTGGAAATGTGCATATTTAAATTCACACTATTAGAGCAATCCCAACCAATGAGAACCAAAGGCCCAAAACAAACAATAGGGGCCTTAAGTACAATTCCACATACAACAGGgaacaacccaaggaaataagcAAAAGTAATATTAAAGTAGCACCAGAATACGAGGCATAGAACAGAAATGCACAAAGATATTAGACGAAACTCAAAATTCAATGAGGCTTTGAATAAACCAAAGAGCATTAAAACTAAATCTCATGAAATGCACAACGATATTAAATGAAAATGCACAAAGATATTAGACGAaaatgcaccaaatatcatgattaatcagtctaatttcaGTACAAAATCTCAAGAAATTTTATGGTATTTGAATCAACCAATTgggcattaaaaagaaaaaaaaatagagagatgaaagaaaacaaatagaagaaaacGGAATAGGGTTTGGACATtgaatatttgagagagagagagagagagagagagagagagagagagagagagagagagagagagagataccaagGACGATGAGGGGCTGACGGGAAGAAACCCTTTGTTTTTACCTGACGGGAAGAAACCTTCCGTCCATAAGGAGAGTGGCAGCGAGATGGGAAGAAACCCTCTGTTTTTACCTGATAGGAAGAAACCTTCCGTCCACAAGCTGAGTAGCAGTAAGATTGAGAGAGggagcacgagagagagagagagagagggagagggagacggcgGGGGAGCacgagagagtgagagggagagggagggtttttttttttttccttttggagcgagagggagaggagagagatagCCTTTAGGCGGCTGAATCCAAAATTTCCATGACCGtcaaaagggtttggatggcaggTGTTCAATCCTCCGCTGCTttatacagtgtggtccacttaattttttGATCTGTcctatttttcgtctcaagccttacaacgaggTCGCCaagtggatagacggtttggataactcatacgtcatgatgggacccacaacacttggtgacgtcaacacaccaaatagccaatccgcttcccagccAATGCTTGGGCTATAATTTTGGACGGTGATCTCAGGGGCttcgtgggggccaccatgatggatgtgtcttatccacgcagtccattcatttAGGTAACCATGGATaggacatgaaaccaaaaatgacgCAGATTGAAGGCCCAAATCAACCACACCACTCCAAAATAACTTTCACCAATATGCACATAATTTCTAGTGTttac
This region includes:
- the LOC131223621 gene encoding large ribosomal subunit protein eL28y-like, producing the protein MVLLMFSLNAKLKGTNGTTKESSKNINIASIVCLCGIAGLANKKTVLIQPAGKDLSIVLATTKTKNQNHPANMYHRSVMKKEFRQMAKAVVNWTGDLWFDGRERIRHTRDWLLQLKEVVDVPEDILKIKQDIESELFGDD